Sequence from the Luteibacter aegosomaticola genome:
CAGCTCCTCCCCTGGCTGCCGGGGTTTTATTTTGCCCAAAGAAAAATTTCGAACAAAAAAATAACGGGCCGGCTTTCGCCGACCCGTTGTGCTTTCTGCCGTGCCTGTCTGGCTTACGCGCGCAGACGGCCCGCGTACGGACGGATGGACGTGTCGAACGCACGCCATACGCCATCGTTGCCTTCAATGTTCAGGACGATATCGGAATCGGCCCGAGCCGCTTCGATGCGGCGAGCCTCGGTGAACGCACACTCGAGGGCGTCATCGCGGGAGCAGAACTCACCGTATTCGGCTTCGTTCTTCTGCAACAACCAGAGACCTGGCCCTACCGACTCAAACGGAATATCGAAGACAACCACGACGGATCCACCCTGTTCGACCTTGGATGGTTCCATCGTAGAGATCCGTTCGTTAGGCCGCCGTTGAGTTTCAGTTGTCTTCGCCGGAAGCGAAGCCTTCGCGGGTCCCGCGCTGGAACACCTTGTCGTCGGCCAGCACCGCTGCCGCGGCGACCGCGTTGCCATGCGAAAGCTTCTCGTAGATCGGGGTGAAATCCGGGCGGGTGGCATCGAACAGCTGATCGAAGCTGTCGATCACGAAGTAGGTTTGCTGGAACGTATCGATCCGGTACTTCGTGTTCATGACCCGCTCGAGGCCGAAGCCGATCCGGTTGGGGGCCGGCGAATCGATGGAGTAAATGGACTCGCCCTTGGAGCTGACGATGCCCGCGCCATAGATACGCATGCCTTCCGGCGTGTTGATCAGGCCGAACTCCACGGTGTACCAGTACAGGCGCGTGAGGTTCATCAGCGCCTCGGGGCCGATCGCGTATGCCTTCATGCCGCCCTTGCCGTAAGCCTCCATGTAGTCGGCGAAGACTGGGTTGAGCAGCAGCGGCACGTGGCCGAAGAGGTCGTGGAACAGGTCCGGCTCGGAGAGGTAATCGAGCTGGTCGGGGCGGCGGATCCACCAGCTCACCGGGAAGCGGCGGTTGGCCAGGTGGTCAAAGAAGACTTCATCGGGCAGCAGGCCTTCCACGGCCACGATCTGCCAGCCGGTCGCTTCGCCCAGCACCTTGTTCAGGTCATCGAAACGGGGAATGCCGCCCTCGCCGAAGCCGAAGCGTTCCACGCCTTCCAGGAATTCCTTGCAGGCGTAGGACGGCAGCAGCTCGCGCTGGCGCTTGTACAAGGTGTCCCACACCTCGTGGTCCGTCTTCGAATAGCTGGCCCACGGCTGCTCCACGAT
This genomic interval carries:
- the phhA gene encoding phenylalanine 4-monooxygenase; this translates as MDNPRRVEHQQTDRGYVPVYATGIVEQPWASYSKTDHEVWDTLYKRQRELLPSYACKEFLEGVERFGFGEGGIPRFDDLNKVLGEATGWQIVAVEGLLPDEVFFDHLANRRFPVSWWIRRPDQLDYLSEPDLFHDLFGHVPLLLNPVFADYMEAYGKGGMKAYAIGPEALMNLTRLYWYTVEFGLINTPEGMRIYGAGIVSSKGESIYSIDSPAPNRIGFGLERVMNTKYRIDTFQQTYFVIDSFDQLFDATRPDFTPIYEKLSHGNAVAAAAVLADDKVFQRGTREGFASGEDN